Proteins encoded in a region of the Quercus lobata isolate SW786 chromosome 8, ValleyOak3.0 Primary Assembly, whole genome shotgun sequence genome:
- the LOC115957614 gene encoding 30S ribosomal protein S10, chloroplastic-like, whose translation MAVSSISATLIPSIPLPNSSPFPSKPKLSSVSFYTCKALKLKALKPSLPSTRVYAAPEVLESPETLDPPLETPDESDPTTTFEVGDSETPSTSSLSIGADADSMAPKQKIRIKLRSYWVPLIEDSCKQILDAARTTNAKTMGPVPLPTKKRIYCVLKSPHVHKDARFHFEIRTHQRLIDILYPTAQTIDSLMQLDLPAGVDVEVKL comes from the exons ATGGCAGTTTCTTCAATCTCTGCAACACTAATTCCTTCCATTCCATTGCCCAATTCTTCTCCATTTCCTTCCAAACCAAAACTCTCTTCTGTCTCTTTCTACACTTGTAAAGCCTTAAAGCTCAAAGCCCTTAAACCCTCACTACCATCTACCAGGGTTTATGCTGCTCCTGAAGTGTTGGAATCCCCAGAAACTCTAGACCCACCTCTAGAAACCCCAGATGAGTCTGACCCTACTACAACCTTTGAG GTTGGAGATTCCGAGACACCCAGTACTTCTTCACTCAGTATTGGTGCAGATGCAGACTCG ATGGCCCCAAAGCAGAAAATCAGAATTAAGCTTAGATCATACTGGGTGCCCCTAATAGAGGACTCCTGCAAGCAGATATTGGATGCTGCAAGGACTACAAATGCAAAAACCATGGGTCCTGTTCCATTACCAACCAAGAAGCGAATCTATTGCGTTCTTAAATCACCACATGTGCACAAGGATGCAAGATTCCATTTTGAGATCCGTACGCACCAGCGCCTCATTGATATTCTTTACCCAACTGCGCAAACAATTGATTCTTTGATGCAACTTGATCTTCCTGCTGGTGTTGATGTGGAGGTCAAGCTCTGA